One genomic segment of Candidatus Berkiella aquae includes these proteins:
- a CDS encoding cell division protein FtsX has product MANAKMKKRSSAPTTPWRESLKRYLTAHFMACKLSLRNLSISPLTTVFSILAMGICLSLPMSLYLFVKNISHLSQGFDQSSAITLYLNQNATTKEIDTILQKIKEYPFVKKAAYLGPEKTLQEFEAASGLTDTLLLLGENPLPGVVTMELNTKQTTRSELLLMKNTLGKMNAVKSAAFDYDWLEKLTLFLLWQNTSASFVFINWLWCGLDGG; this is encoded by the coding sequence ATGGCTAATGCGAAAATGAAAAAACGCAGCTCCGCCCCCACCACACCATGGCGTGAATCACTGAAGCGATATTTGACCGCGCATTTTATGGCGTGCAAATTAAGTTTGCGAAATCTTTCTATTTCTCCGTTAACAACGGTTTTTTCGATTTTAGCGATGGGAATTTGTTTATCACTTCCCATGAGCCTATATTTATTCGTTAAAAATATTTCGCATCTCAGCCAAGGTTTTGATCAAAGCTCTGCGATTACACTCTATTTGAATCAAAATGCGACAACCAAAGAAATTGATACCATTTTACAAAAAATCAAAGAATATCCTTTCGTCAAAAAAGCAGCTTATTTAGGCCCTGAAAAAACACTGCAAGAATTTGAAGCCGCATCAGGGTTAACAGATACGTTATTACTGCTAGGTGAAAACCCTTTACCTGGTGTTGTGACCATGGAACTCAATACTAAACAAACCACGCGCTCAGAATTATTGTTGATGAAAAATACGCTTGGCAAAATGAATGCCGTAAAAAGCGCTGCTTTTGATTATGATTGGTTAGAAAAACTTACCCTCTTTCTTCTTTGGCAAAACACTAGCGCATCTTTTGTATTTATTAATTGGCTTTGGTGTGGTCTTGATGGTGGGTAA
- a CDS encoding class I SAM-dependent methyltransferase, whose product MRVDFADSRLRYRLQHLQGTNELIAKAIGLKKNGPCTVFDTTAGLGKESFLMAALGCEVTLFERNPTVAASLQEGLLQAKNQPDLAPIIARMHFKAMCAIQYLRDNPQVTPAVIYCDPMFPGRTKSALVKKEMQWLQTLVNPDEDSETLIELSLTRATQRVVVKRPVNAPWLIRKPDFDYRGRSHRFDVYILHPAPCSKPASCNI is encoded by the coding sequence ATGCGCGTTGATTTTGCAGATAGTCGCTTACGCTACCGCTTACAGCATTTACAAGGAACAAATGAGCTCATTGCTAAAGCAATTGGTCTGAAAAAAAATGGCCCTTGTACCGTTTTTGATACCACCGCAGGCCTTGGTAAAGAATCTTTCTTAATGGCCGCTTTAGGCTGCGAGGTTACCTTATTTGAACGCAATCCCACCGTTGCGGCCTCACTGCAGGAAGGTCTGTTACAGGCAAAAAACCAACCGGACCTCGCTCCTATTATCGCTAGAATGCACTTTAAAGCGATGTGTGCTATTCAATATTTACGCGATAACCCACAAGTGACCCCAGCCGTCATTTATTGTGACCCAATGTTTCCAGGCAGAACCAAATCCGCTTTAGTTAAAAAAGAAATGCAATGGTTACAAACGTTAGTTAATCCCGATGAAGATAGCGAAACATTGATAGAACTCAGTCTTACGCGGGCAACACAACGAGTGGTTGTCAAACGTCCTGTCAATGCGCCCTGGCTTATTAGAAAACCGGATTTTGATTATCGTGGCCGTAGCCATCGCTTTGATGTTTATATTTTGCACCCAGCGCCATGTTCAAAGCCCGCATCTTGTAATATCTGA
- a CDS encoding phosphoribosyltransferase family protein: MVNKWLKIVQRGIKRCLQLPAYCLLCCQQSERDFALCLACEQKLPWLPQLCPRCAMPSHSDANDCICADKTLPYERLQALFDYAWPLNLFISQWKYGEQLAFAKMLAHFMVKRLTPAYLPDCVLAMPLHPKRLRQRGFNQSVELASQIAHALRVPLDRWSCTRVTHTVSQSQLTAQKRAKNIRTSTFHLKPNFQAKHVLVIDDVVTTGATISALSRCLKHQGVKTVEIWCCCRTLKNAKSI, from the coding sequence ATGGTGAACAAGTGGTTAAAAATTGTACAACGTGGAATTAAGCGTTGTCTACAGTTACCCGCATATTGTCTGTTGTGTTGCCAACAAAGCGAGCGAGATTTTGCCTTATGTTTAGCCTGTGAGCAAAAGTTGCCTTGGCTTCCTCAACTGTGTCCCCGTTGTGCCATGCCATCGCATTCTGATGCAAATGACTGTATTTGTGCAGATAAAACGCTGCCTTATGAGCGTTTACAAGCGCTATTTGATTATGCATGGCCCCTTAATCTGTTTATTTCGCAGTGGAAATACGGGGAACAGCTAGCCTTTGCAAAAATGCTAGCCCATTTTATGGTTAAACGGCTAACACCGGCTTATCTGCCTGATTGTGTTCTTGCGATGCCGCTTCATCCCAAGCGATTGCGTCAACGCGGTTTTAATCAGAGCGTTGAACTTGCCTCGCAAATTGCGCATGCGCTTAGAGTCCCTTTAGATAGATGGAGCTGCACGCGTGTAACTCATACGGTTTCACAATCACAATTAACCGCACAAAAACGCGCGAAGAATATTCGTACCTCCACTTTTCATCTCAAACCGAATTTTCAGGCTAAACATGTGTTGGTTATTGATGATGTGGTAACAACGGGGGCGACCATTAGCGCATTGAGCCGTTGTTTAAAGCATCAGGGTGTAAAGACTGTAGAAATTTGGTGTTGTTGCCGTACGCTTAAAAATGCTAAGTCCATATAA
- a CDS encoding cell division protein FtsX, whose product MVGNTIRLSLERHHEEMEVLNLIGATQAFIRRPFLYRGMLYGTFGGMIALLVTYCVVHALTSPTEQLLSLYQGIFTLENLTFYDTVAFLVASILLGWLGAVFAFVQQRRALNEY is encoded by the coding sequence ATGGTGGGTAATACCATTCGCTTATCACTTGAACGCCATCACGAAGAAATGGAAGTATTAAATTTGATTGGTGCAACTCAGGCCTTTATTCGACGTCCTTTCTTATATCGCGGTATGCTTTATGGCACTTTTGGCGGCATGATTGCCCTTTTAGTCACCTATTGTGTCGTGCATGCGCTGACTTCTCCCACTGAGCAGCTTCTATCGTTGTATCAGGGGATATTCACCTTGGAAAACCTAACGTTCTACGATACAGTTGCCTTCCTAGTGGCCAGCATCTTATTAGGCTGGCTTGGAGCGGTGTTTGCCTTTGTGCAACAACGCCGAGCACTTAACGAATACTAA
- the bioC gene encoding malonyl-ACP O-methyltransferase BioC, producing MNKNDIARSFSLAAKTYDHHAFVQQEIGHRLIERLDYIKQTPRLILDVGSGTGHLTRILQQKFPDSMVLGLDIAQGMAQFAKSKQSWQFWKNNPHYLCADAESLPFANASIDFIFSNFTLQWCANLSQTFAEFKRVLKPEGMIFFSTLGPQTLHELKSSFAAVDNKTHVNEFVDMHDIGDHLLNLRFSDPVIDMEMLTIEYPDVNTLLTDLKGTGAHNMNVDRPEGCISKHMFQRMIEAYSHFKQPNGCIPASYEIIYGHAWQQQPSHLYSEDKDGFIRIPANKIPRLEI from the coding sequence ATGAACAAAAATGATATAGCACGCTCATTTAGTCTTGCTGCCAAAACCTATGATCATCACGCCTTTGTGCAACAAGAAATTGGACATCGTTTAATTGAGCGTCTTGATTATATCAAACAAACTCCGCGGCTTATTTTAGATGTCGGCTCAGGCACCGGGCACCTTACGCGAATTTTACAGCAAAAATTTCCGGACAGTATGGTGCTTGGACTCGACATTGCACAGGGTATGGCCCAATTTGCTAAAAGCAAACAATCATGGCAATTTTGGAAAAATAATCCGCATTATCTTTGTGCCGATGCTGAATCCTTGCCGTTTGCCAATGCATCGATTGACTTCATTTTTTCTAACTTTACTTTGCAATGGTGTGCTAATCTGTCACAGACTTTCGCAGAATTTAAACGCGTATTAAAACCCGAAGGAATGATTTTCTTTTCTACGTTAGGGCCACAAACCTTGCATGAACTTAAAAGCAGTTTTGCTGCGGTTGATAACAAAACGCATGTAAATGAATTTGTCGACATGCATGATATTGGCGATCATTTGCTGAATTTACGCTTTAGTGATCCTGTCATTGATATGGAGATGCTAACGATTGAATACCCTGATGTTAATACCTTATTAACCGATCTCAAGGGTACGGGTGCCCATAATATGAATGTTGATCGTCCAGAAGGATGTATATCAAAACACATGTTTCAACGAATGATTGAAGCTTATAGTCATTTTAAACAGCCCAATGGATGTATTCCAGCAAGCTACGAAATCATTTATGGACATGCTTGGCAACAACAACCCTCGCATTTATATTCTGAAGATAAAGATGGTTTTATCAGAATTCCTGCAAACAAAATCCCTCGACTTGAAATTTAA
- a CDS encoding DnaJ domain-containing protein, translated as MNQPEVDLNEVTKMYQILGLPLDATKEDMRRARNKLIAKFHPDKHRFDLHYEESMLNERMQSIQAAFLYIMEHYSAIQETLHFLPHHTLTNRIPVAVRSYWVYTSIERISNSDKEA; from the coding sequence ATGAATCAGCCAGAAGTTGATCTCAATGAGGTCACCAAAATGTATCAAATCTTAGGTTTGCCGTTAGATGCAACTAAAGAAGATATGCGCCGTGCTCGTAATAAATTAATCGCTAAATTTCATCCCGATAAACATCGGTTTGATCTCCATTATGAGGAGTCGATGTTGAATGAGCGAATGCAATCTATTCAAGCAGCATTTTTATATATCATGGAACATTATTCGGCTATCCAAGAGACCCTCCATTTCTTACCGCATCATACATTAACGAACCGTATTCCAGTGGCTGTACGCAGTTATTGGGTTTATACGAGTATTGAACGAATCAGTAATTCTGATAAAGAAGCTTGA
- a CDS encoding aromatic amino acid transport family protein, whose product MSLKNAVGGVALIAGTAIGAAVLALPVATAHLGFAQTALSYIVCWFFMTIGALFLLEANLTVGYGSNLITMAEKTLGKPGKMFTWLVYLILLYALTAAYLGGLGVWVQQGLKVLGHVPSSFTAALAGTFLTIIVISLGTAVTDWVNRLLMIGLIGAFFSLLGLTIGHVDPMLLFSQPAKWDLRPIPLMITAFGSAIVIPSLTEYLHGKEKQLYHVVLIGSLIPLLVYLLWEICIIGIIPLSGNPGLLQIQQQGHPVTDVPKALEMLLQSPKITTASSYFSIFALITSLLGVCLSLFDFLADGLHIQKKLKGKLLLSVITFIPPLLFVLYFPRGFTFALSFAGLFVAILLGILPAIMVWRGRYRLALESPIEPWLGKPILILTILFFVSVIGIECFNQWERFF is encoded by the coding sequence ATGTCTTTAAAAAACGCTGTTGGCGGCGTGGCATTAATCGCTGGTACTGCTATTGGTGCCGCGGTCCTTGCCCTACCCGTTGCAACTGCACACTTAGGTTTTGCCCAAACAGCGCTCAGTTATATCGTTTGTTGGTTCTTTATGACCATTGGCGCCCTATTCCTCTTAGAGGCTAATCTCACGGTTGGGTATGGTTCCAATTTAATCACGATGGCTGAAAAAACACTGGGTAAACCTGGCAAAATGTTTACCTGGCTGGTTTATTTAATCCTTTTATATGCGCTCACCGCAGCTTACTTAGGAGGCTTAGGGGTCTGGGTACAACAGGGATTGAAAGTACTGGGTCACGTTCCTTCTTCTTTTACCGCAGCACTTGCTGGCACCTTTCTTACCATTATTGTGATTAGTTTAGGTACTGCTGTCACTGATTGGGTAAACCGGTTATTGATGATAGGGTTAATTGGTGCGTTTTTTAGCTTGCTTGGTTTAACGATTGGACATGTTGATCCCATGCTACTTTTTTCACAACCGGCAAAATGGGATCTGCGCCCTATTCCCTTAATGATTACGGCTTTTGGCTCCGCGATTGTGATACCCAGCCTTACTGAATATTTGCATGGCAAAGAAAAACAACTTTACCATGTTGTACTGATTGGAAGTTTAATTCCCTTACTCGTGTATCTTTTATGGGAAATTTGCATTATTGGGATCATTCCGTTGTCAGGAAATCCTGGTTTATTGCAAATTCAACAGCAAGGGCATCCTGTTACCGATGTGCCCAAAGCATTAGAAATGCTTTTGCAAAGCCCTAAAATTACGACCGCCTCTTCTTATTTTTCGATTTTTGCTCTTATTACTTCACTGTTAGGCGTTTGCTTATCACTGTTCGATTTTTTAGCCGATGGACTTCATATTCAAAAGAAGCTCAAAGGTAAACTGTTACTATCCGTGATTACTTTTATTCCACCATTACTATTTGTGCTCTATTTTCCAAGAGGATTTACGTTCGCGCTAAGTTTTGCTGGGCTATTTGTTGCCATATTGCTTGGGATTCTACCGGCTATCATGGTATGGCGAGGTCGTTATCGTTTAGCATTAGAAAGTCCCATCGAGCCTTGGCTTGGTAAGCCTATTTTAATACTGACTATTCTCTTTTTCGTTAGTGTTATTGGCATAGAATGCTTTAATCAGTGGGAACGGTTTTTCTAA
- the ftsY gene encoding signal recognition particle-docking protein FtsY, translating to MLRFFRRKKDDGSSPKDPNDSSDKTPSLEGESAVECPSESDNPLPAGTLPDIKEEAPQEVAKQTEESAQAPASTSWFSRLKSSLSRTRSSLTEGLASLFLGKKEIDDDLLEQIETQLLTADVGVEATQLIIEKLTKGISRKELNDPQAVYRALQKALTDMLLPCEQPLTMGLIRPFVILMIGVNGAGKTTTIGKLAKKCQKDGYSVMLAAGDTFRAAAIEQLSVWGERNQVPVTAQHTGADSASVIFDAFQSAKAKQIDVLIADTAGRLHTRDNLMDELKKVKRVLQKLDPNAPHEVLLVLDASQGQNALAQAQKFHEVMGVTGIALTKLDGTAKGGIIFAIANKLNLPIRFIGVGEKVDDLRPFEANAFVNALFDSNANEE from the coding sequence ATGCTGAGATTTTTCCGACGTAAAAAGGACGATGGATCATCCCCCAAAGATCCCAATGATTCGAGTGATAAAACCCCTTCCTTAGAAGGTGAGAGCGCTGTTGAGTGCCCCTCTGAAAGCGACAATCCGCTACCAGCCGGCACACTACCAGATATTAAAGAAGAAGCACCACAAGAAGTTGCAAAACAAACTGAAGAAAGTGCACAAGCGCCAGCCTCGACCTCATGGTTCTCTCGCCTTAAAAGCTCTTTATCGCGCACCCGATCGTCATTGACCGAAGGGTTAGCGAGTCTCTTTCTAGGAAAGAAGGAAATTGATGATGATCTTTTAGAGCAAATTGAAACCCAACTCTTAACAGCCGATGTCGGCGTTGAAGCAACGCAACTGATTATTGAAAAATTAACCAAAGGGATAAGCCGCAAAGAATTAAATGACCCTCAAGCTGTCTATCGCGCTTTGCAAAAAGCTTTAACGGATATGCTATTGCCCTGTGAACAACCTCTCACCATGGGACTTATTCGTCCTTTTGTGATTCTCATGATTGGTGTCAATGGTGCAGGAAAAACAACCACCATTGGCAAATTGGCTAAAAAGTGCCAAAAAGATGGCTACAGCGTCATGTTAGCGGCAGGTGACACCTTCCGCGCCGCCGCAATTGAACAATTATCGGTCTGGGGAGAGCGTAACCAAGTACCCGTTACTGCACAACATACCGGTGCTGATAGCGCTTCGGTTATCTTTGATGCTTTTCAATCTGCCAAAGCAAAACAAATCGATGTTCTCATTGCTGACACCGCCGGTCGGCTACATACGCGTGACAATTTGATGGATGAACTCAAAAAAGTTAAACGGGTTTTGCAAAAATTAGACCCTAATGCTCCGCATGAAGTCCTCCTTGTTTTGGATGCAAGCCAAGGTCAAAATGCCTTAGCGCAAGCACAAAAATTTCACGAAGTGATGGGTGTAACCGGCATTGCGCTTACCAAACTCGATGGCACCGCAAAAGGTGGCATTATTTTTGCTATCGCTAATAAATTGAATTTACCTATTCGCTTTATCGGCGTCGGTGAAAAAGTGGATGACCTGCGTCCCTTTGAAGCCAATGCTTTTGTGAATGCCTTGTTTGATTCCAATGCGAATGAAGAATAA
- a CDS encoding IS3 family transposase (programmed frameshift), with the protein MGRRVFTPDFKNNSASLVLDEGYSTKEACKAVGVGLSTMERWVSQLRQERKGITPAKGTALTAEQRRIQELEAKIRKIEREKEIFKKGYSSLNVRFSESVTVIDKLREQYPVTELCSVFGINRSSYNYQRVAKKRAPCFEREMLKAKVVDIHSKSRGSAGSRTISKRLQFENVSVGRYKIRKLMKEIGLVSKQPGAHRYKPIRQEALIAPNLLKQEFKVHKPNQVWCSDVTFIWAGKQWIYLAVVLDLYARRVVGWSLSKQADSELTKRALDMAYESRGRPAGVLFHSDQGCQYTSLSFRQRLWQYRMVQSMSRRGNCWDNSPMERFFRSLKSEWFPSTGYESIEYAKSDILRYVAQYYNWNRVHSYNNYLTPAACEQAAG; encoded by the exons ATGGGAAGACGAGTATTTACGCCTGATTTTAAGAATAATTCAGCCAGCTTGGTTTTAGATGAAGGTTATAGCACCAAAGAAGCCTGCAAAGCGGTGGGTGTGGGTTTATCAACAATGGAACGCTGGGTGAGCCAACTTCGGCAGGAGCGTAAAGGTATAACGCCTGCAAAAGGCACAGCCTTAACGGCTGAGCAACGCAGGATTCAAGAACTCGAAGCTAAAATTAGAAAAATAGAGCGAGAAAAAGAAATAT TTAAAAAAGGCTACAGCTCTCTTAATGTCAGATTCTCTGAATCAGTGACTGTAATTGATAAGTTAAGGGAGCAATACCCAGTTACAGAATTATGTTCTGTGTTTGGGATTAATCGTAGCAGCTATAATTATCAGAGAGTAGCGAAAAAGCGAGCTCCCTGCTTTGAACGAGAAATGCTAAAAGCAAAAGTTGTTGATATACATTCTAAAAGTCGAGGTTCTGCAGGCTCAAGAACAATATCAAAACGGTTACAATTCGAGAATGTTTCAGTTGGCCGCTATAAAATCAGAAAATTAATGAAAGAAATTGGTCTTGTGAGCAAGCAACCAGGAGCGCACCGGTATAAACCAATAAGACAAGAAGCTTTAATAGCGCCGAATTTACTCAAACAAGAATTTAAAGTTCACAAACCCAATCAAGTATGGTGCAGTGATGTAACATTTATATGGGCAGGTAAACAATGGATATATCTGGCTGTGGTATTAGATCTTTATGCAAGAAGAGTTGTTGGCTGGAGCTTGTCAAAGCAAGCAGATTCAGAACTCACCAAAAGAGCGTTAGATATGGCTTACGAAAGTCGTGGACGGCCAGCGGGAGTTCTCTTTCATTCAGACCAAGGCTGTCAATATACTAGTCTGAGCTTTCGGCAACGACTTTGGCAATATCGCATGGTACAAAGTATGAGTAGGCGTGGTAATTGCTGGGATAATTCTCCAATGGAACGATTTTTTAGAAGCTTAAAATCTGAATGGTTCCCATCAACTGGTTATGAAAGCATTGAATATGCTAAAAGCGACATACTCCGTTATGTTGCACAGTATTACAACTGGAATAGAGTTCATAGTTACAATAATTACCTTACACCAGCAGCTTGCGAACAAGCTGCTGGGTAA
- a CDS encoding cell division ATP-binding protein FtsE — MITFFNVTKKYPNGHIALSNVSLEITSGEMVFLQGHSGAGKSTLLKLIALLEEPTRGHIVVGGKNLSQIVPAKIPFYRRKLGFISQNPKLLSNYTIFENVAMPLMIAGFDRYDTSRRVRAALERVGLLEKEHFKPPMLSEGEQQRVGIARAVVHKPRFLLADEPTGNLDPELSLEIMKLFERFHQVGVTVLIASHDIRLLDSFPYRKINLAQGQLLTTTESENEVVHG; from the coding sequence GTGATCACATTTTTCAATGTTACGAAAAAGTATCCCAACGGCCACATTGCCCTTAGCAATGTTTCCCTTGAAATTACAAGTGGCGAAATGGTTTTTTTGCAAGGGCATTCTGGTGCGGGTAAATCAACTTTACTGAAATTAATTGCATTGTTAGAAGAACCGACTAGGGGCCACATTGTGGTGGGTGGCAAAAATTTATCACAAATCGTCCCTGCTAAAATTCCCTTTTATCGACGAAAACTCGGATTTATCTCGCAAAACCCTAAACTATTAAGCAATTATACGATTTTTGAAAACGTTGCCATGCCCCTCATGATTGCAGGATTCGACCGTTACGATACTTCAAGACGAGTACGCGCAGCACTTGAAAGAGTCGGATTACTCGAAAAAGAACATTTTAAACCGCCCATGCTCTCAGAAGGCGAACAACAACGCGTTGGTATAGCACGAGCTGTGGTCCATAAACCGCGTTTTTTACTCGCTGATGAGCCAACTGGAAACCTTGATCCTGAGCTTTCATTAGAAATTATGAAATTATTTGAACGTTTCCACCAAGTCGGTGTCACCGTGCTAATTGCCTCACATGATATACGCCTGCTTGATAGCTTCCCTTACCGAAAAATTAATCTTGCTCAGGGTCAGTTGCTCACCACCACAGAATCGGAAAATGAGGTAGTCCATGGCTAA
- the rmf gene encoding ribosome modulation factor, which produces MKRAKRDMTHRAYKLGYNQGVKGHNKETCPFFETDKRGQWMGGWRIGHAEYVAGYRSVSET; this is translated from the coding sequence ATGAAAAGAGCTAAGCGAGACATGACCCACCGTGCGTATAAATTAGGCTACAATCAAGGCGTTAAAGGTCACAACAAGGAAACCTGCCCTTTCTTTGAGACGGATAAGCGTGGTCAATGGATGGGCGGCTGGAGAATTGGACATGCAGAATACGTAGCAGGCTATCGGTCGGTATCGGAGACATGA
- the bioB gene encoding biotin synthase BioB: protein MLTLRNNWTFAEAQQIYQQPFMDLVLQAQQIHRLSFAANTIQVCGIYNMKVGGCPEDCAWCGQSVYNETGVKNKPLANLETIVNQAKAAKASGATRLCLAASWRGPTERNLAEVLEMVKTIKSFGLEACITIGKLKPSQALALKEAGLDYYNHNLESSEEHFAKVSTTRQYQDRLDTLEHVRNAGINVCSGGILGMGETLEDRINLLLTLANLPEHPQSVPINQLVPIAGTPLQNAEKVDEFDFIRAIALARILMPKAYVRLSGGRVQMSNTMQALCFMAGANSIHHSENLLVTPNVDMAKDTDLFQMLGIQAEPPSAAAKTIPCQVIHS from the coding sequence ATGTTGACATTACGTAACAATTGGACTTTTGCAGAAGCCCAACAAATTTATCAGCAGCCTTTTATGGATTTGGTTTTACAAGCTCAACAGATCCATCGCCTTTCATTCGCGGCTAACACCATACAAGTGTGCGGGATATATAATATGAAAGTCGGTGGCTGTCCAGAAGATTGTGCTTGGTGTGGACAAAGTGTTTATAACGAAACAGGCGTCAAAAATAAACCGCTCGCAAATTTAGAAACCATTGTGAATCAAGCCAAAGCTGCAAAAGCAAGTGGTGCGACTCGACTATGTTTAGCGGCTTCTTGGCGCGGCCCCACTGAACGCAATTTAGCCGAAGTGCTCGAAATGGTTAAGACTATTAAATCGTTTGGTTTAGAAGCTTGCATTACCATTGGTAAGTTAAAGCCTTCACAAGCATTAGCTCTCAAAGAAGCAGGTCTTGATTATTACAATCATAATTTAGAAAGCTCCGAGGAACATTTTGCAAAAGTTTCTACCACTCGCCAATATCAAGATAGACTTGATACACTTGAACATGTCAGAAATGCTGGCATTAATGTCTGCAGTGGTGGGATCCTGGGTATGGGCGAAACCCTAGAAGATCGTATTAACTTATTGCTTACTTTAGCTAATCTGCCAGAACATCCACAAAGCGTTCCCATTAATCAATTGGTACCCATTGCGGGAACACCGTTGCAAAATGCAGAGAAAGTAGATGAATTTGATTTTATTCGTGCGATTGCGTTAGCGCGTATTCTGATGCCCAAAGCTTATGTACGCTTATCAGGCGGACGTGTACAAATGTCAAACACGATGCAAGCATTATGTTTTATGGCCGGCGCGAATTCTATTCATCATAGTGAAAATTTACTGGTTACACCGAATGTCGACATGGCTAAAGATACCGATCTCTTTCAAATGCTAGGCATTCAAGCAGAGCCTCCTTCAGCAGCTGCCAAAACTATTCCTTGCCAGGTAATCCATTCATGA
- the modA gene encoding molybdate ABC transporter substrate-binding protein, whose amino-acid sequence MRWLKISFITLLFAITAAKASDDEVHLAVSTTIQSPLDIICAKFSQTTPYRCKMTTAPTGHLYAHVMHGMAYDLFLSSDVEYTQGLINANKVDPLSRIVLAMGKIVLWSADKTLDPQVLKNKLLHEPNAAIVLANPGASSYGAAAKEVLQKYDLWAHIQGRLIYARNIRHTYELIESQKASLGFVSLAQLSADERAKHHYWEPDPKSYKPVVHEVVTLRHPQHPKATAAFMAFLKSSQTRQILQDAGFEHGAGCKI is encoded by the coding sequence ATGCGCTGGTTAAAGATTAGTTTCATAACTCTTTTATTCGCAATAACTGCTGCAAAAGCCAGTGATGATGAAGTGCATCTTGCTGTTTCAACCACCATTCAAAGTCCTTTAGACATCATTTGTGCCAAGTTTAGTCAAACTACTCCCTATCGCTGCAAAATGACAACGGCTCCAACCGGACACTTATATGCTCATGTGATGCATGGTATGGCATATGATTTATTTTTATCTTCTGATGTTGAATATACGCAAGGGCTTATTAATGCGAATAAGGTGGATCCCTTAAGTCGGATTGTATTAGCAATGGGCAAAATTGTTTTGTGGAGTGCTGACAAAACACTCGATCCACAAGTGCTAAAAAATAAATTATTACACGAACCGAATGCAGCGATTGTCCTTGCAAACCCAGGTGCCTCAAGCTATGGCGCGGCAGCAAAAGAAGTATTACAAAAATATGATTTATGGGCCCATATTCAAGGACGATTGATTTACGCAAGAAACATTCGTCATACTTATGAGCTTATTGAAAGCCAGAAAGCTTCGTTAGGTTTTGTCTCTTTGGCACAGCTATCTGCGGATGAAAGAGCTAAACATCATTATTGGGAACCTGATCCCAAATCTTATAAACCTGTTGTTCATGAAGTGGTAACCTTAAGACATCCTCAACATCCTAAAGCCACGGCTGCTTTTATGGCTTTCTTAAAAAGCAGTCAAACTCGTCAGATATTACAAGATGCGGGCTTTGAACATGGCGCTGGGTGCAAAATATAA